In the genome of Desulfovibrio desulfuricans, one region contains:
- a CDS encoding cytochrome c3 family protein, producing the protein MKLRMCKRGSTTAALMFLAACVLTAMTVMHADARAAQQGKPADGMPADRQGRSWFIDETGFHASAHAGMSCADCHAEQADHAHPGADRLNKPASTAFNRDTCLQCHGSVEDDLAKGTHGGKPVMKTQDYANCVTCHNPHYVLGPEARARGLRPAGDMSSSCSVCHKAQTGLPKPAADVAACLTCHGLKTGRAMAAAPATFSKGKQPQGPVMCLTCHGPDASAAAPGTAAPRISAEGLKSMTHGDMNCLTCHTDAARYPHNRQERVNCLTCHTRHDEKTIHDAHSNVSCGACHLSGVTPVLNNGKVDFTVNAGPLNVHSMTLASGTASCVRCHSVAPAGGMAGGTGEGGSASDFAGNGKVGAANAILPPKSVLCMGCHAATLSVQDTPSQIGLGIFVLAFAGIGLFWLSCANLGDGSPQKGHAAAAGQSHGCPAPRHHAASECRWAALCCDVFLQRRLYRESPMRWAVHALIFFPFLFRFVWGLLGLSGSLLSPASQWPWLLLDKNWGFGAMLFDISGLALLLGLLLAAALWRREKSVAANPPRHDWAALYLLLGITLTGFVLEGMRIALAGMPEGSGYAFAGYALAQAFAPLGQAGLARIYGWGWYAHAALTALTVAYIPFSQLRHMVTAPLFLLVQTLRGRHQA; encoded by the coding sequence ATGAAGCTGAGGATGTGCAAGCGCGGCTCTACCACTGCCGCACTGATGTTTCTGGCAGCCTGCGTGCTGACGGCCATGACGGTTATGCACGCCGACGCCCGCGCGGCGCAGCAGGGCAAGCCAGCTGACGGCATGCCCGCCGACAGGCAGGGCAGATCGTGGTTTATTGACGAAACAGGCTTCCACGCCTCTGCCCACGCCGGCATGTCGTGCGCCGACTGCCACGCTGAGCAGGCCGACCACGCGCACCCTGGGGCCGACAGGCTCAACAAGCCTGCAAGCACGGCTTTTAACCGGGATACCTGTCTGCAGTGCCACGGCTCGGTCGAAGACGATCTGGCCAAAGGCACGCACGGCGGCAAACCCGTTATGAAAACGCAGGACTACGCCAATTGCGTGACCTGCCATAACCCGCACTATGTTCTTGGGCCGGAGGCCCGGGCCAGGGGTCTGCGCCCCGCTGGCGACATGAGCAGCTCATGCAGCGTGTGTCACAAGGCCCAGACCGGGCTGCCCAAGCCTGCTGCCGATGTGGCCGCCTGCCTTACGTGCCACGGCCTCAAGACCGGCAGGGCCATGGCCGCCGCGCCCGCAACGTTCAGCAAGGGCAAGCAGCCGCAGGGGCCTGTGATGTGCCTTACGTGCCACGGGCCGGATGCCTCCGCCGCAGCGCCGGGCACAGCCGCGCCGCGAATTTCCGCCGAAGGTCTGAAATCCATGACCCACGGCGACATGAACTGCCTCACCTGCCACACGGATGCGGCCCGCTACCCTCACAACAGACAGGAGCGCGTCAACTGCCTTACCTGCCACACCCGGCATGACGAAAAAACCATCCACGACGCCCACAGCAACGTGAGCTGCGGCGCGTGCCACCTCTCAGGCGTTACCCCGGTGCTTAACAACGGCAAGGTTGATTTTACCGTCAATGCCGGACCGCTCAACGTGCACAGCATGACGCTTGCAAGCGGTACGGCCTCCTGCGTGCGCTGCCACAGCGTCGCCCCTGCTGGCGGCATGGCGGGCGGCACAGGTGAGGGCGGTTCCGCAAGCGATTTTGCGGGCAACGGCAAGGTTGGCGCGGCCAATGCAATATTGCCGCCCAAGAGCGTGCTGTGCATGGGCTGCCACGCGGCAACCTTAAGTGTGCAGGACACGCCCTCTCAGATCGGCCTTGGCATATTTGTACTGGCCTTTGCGGGCATTGGGCTGTTCTGGCTCTCGTGCGCCAATCTGGGCGACGGCTCGCCGCAAAAGGGGCACGCGGCCGCTGCGGGTCAAAGCCATGGCTGCCCTGCGCCCCGGCACCATGCCGCAAGCGAGTGCCGCTGGGCCGCCCTGTGCTGCGACGTGTTTTTGCAGCGGCGGCTGTACCGCGAATCGCCCATGCGCTGGGCCGTGCATGCTCTCATATTCTTCCCCTTCCTGTTCCGCTTTGTCTGGGGCCTGCTGGGTCTTTCCGGCTCGCTGCTGTCCCCGGCCAGCCAGTGGCCCTGGCTGTTGCTGGACAAAAACTGGGGTTTTGGAGCCATGCTCTTTGACATAAGCGGTCTTGCCCTTCTGCTGGGCCTGCTGCTGGCCGCAGCCCTGTGGCGGCGCGAAAAGAGCGTGGCGGCCAATCCCCCCCGCCACGACTGGGCCGCCCTGTACCTGCTGCTGGGCATTACCCTTACCGGCTTTGTGCTTGAAGGCATGCGCATTGCTCTTGCGGGCATGCCCGAGGGCAGCGGCTACGCCTTTGCGGGCTATGCGCTGGCCCAGGCTTTTGCCCCTCTGGGGCAGGCAGGCCTTGCGCGCATCTACGGCTGGGGCTGGTACGCGCACGCTGCGCTTACCGCGCTTACGGTGGCCTACATACCCTTTAGCCAGTTGCGGCACATGGTTACGGCCCCCCTGTTTCTGCTTGTTCAAACCCTGCGTGGCCGCCACCAGGCTTAA
- the lipA gene encoding lipoyl synthase encodes MSALLTCPPDADAGFAPVENLPLEILELGRIEYGEALDFQKRRADSRIGGVVDDTLLLLEHDPVITMGRGGTADHLRVAEESLRRLGVGLYWVERGGMATFHGPGQLVAYPVIRLRQKDLHLYMDKLLAAIADVVRSYGLEPQLGLHGPGVWVNGGKVASVGVAVRKWVTFHGMALNVNTDVDWFRLITPCGNPTERITSIAAELGSEVDFADASQRFVRAFAREFFFTPRSGRPLHRPGWLTVSLRPEAGLRPVENTLADLHLHTVCQEAQCPNKGECYSRGTSTFIIMGDRCTRGCRYCAVAKGAPEPLDRAEPGNVAQAVSRLGLQHAVITSVTRDDLPDGGAEHFVRTITAIRGASPQTSIEVLVPDFQGNHQSLAAVCAARPDMFNHNLETVRRLFAQVRPGASYQTSLEVLRYASRQGLRVKSGIMLGLGESWDEIRMALADLLAHDCRFLTLGQYLAPSHAHVPVARYLAPDEFDHWKTTALSMGFTGVASAPLVRSSYRAEAMLADMTETAPLAAHTCEAC; translated from the coding sequence ATGTCCGCCCTACTCACATGCCCGCCTGATGCCGATGCCGGTTTTGCCCCGGTCGAAAACCTGCCTCTCGAAATACTGGAGCTGGGACGCATCGAATACGGCGAAGCCCTCGATTTTCAAAAACGCCGCGCCGATTCACGCATCGGCGGCGTGGTGGACGACACCCTGCTGCTGCTTGAGCACGACCCCGTCATCACCATGGGGCGCGGCGGCACAGCCGACCACCTGCGCGTTGCCGAGGAATCGCTGCGGCGGCTGGGCGTAGGGCTTTACTGGGTGGAGCGCGGCGGCATGGCGACCTTTCACGGCCCGGGCCAGCTGGTGGCCTATCCTGTCATACGTCTGCGCCAAAAAGACCTGCATCTGTACATGGACAAGCTGCTTGCCGCCATTGCCGACGTAGTGCGCTCTTATGGGCTTGAACCGCAGCTTGGCCTGCACGGCCCCGGCGTATGGGTAAACGGCGGCAAAGTCGCCAGCGTGGGCGTTGCCGTGCGCAAATGGGTGACCTTTCACGGCATGGCCCTCAACGTCAACACCGATGTGGACTGGTTCCGCCTCATCACCCCCTGCGGCAACCCTACTGAACGCATCACCTCCATAGCCGCCGAGCTTGGATCAGAGGTTGATTTTGCCGATGCCTCCCAGCGCTTTGTGCGGGCCTTTGCCCGCGAGTTTTTCTTTACGCCGCGCAGCGGACGGCCCTTGCACCGCCCAGGCTGGCTGACGGTTTCTCTCAGGCCTGAGGCCGGTTTGCGCCCGGTGGAAAACACGCTTGCCGACCTGCACCTGCACACCGTGTGTCAGGAGGCCCAGTGCCCCAACAAGGGGGAATGTTATTCGCGCGGCACATCGACCTTTATCATCATGGGCGACAGATGCACGCGCGGCTGCCGCTATTGCGCCGTGGCCAAGGGCGCGCCCGAGCCGCTCGACAGGGCGGAGCCCGGCAACGTGGCGCAGGCCGTGAGCAGACTGGGGCTGCAGCATGCGGTCATAACCTCGGTCACGCGAGACGATCTGCCCGACGGCGGCGCGGAGCATTTTGTGCGCACCATTACGGCCATACGCGGCGCAAGCCCGCAGACGAGCATTGAAGTGCTGGTGCCGGATTTTCAGGGCAACCACCAGTCACTTGCGGCTGTGTGCGCAGCCCGGCCCGACATGTTCAACCACAATCTCGAAACCGTGCGGCGGCTTTTTGCGCAGGTGCGCCCCGGGGCCAGCTATCAGACCTCCCTTGAGGTTCTGCGCTACGCGTCCCGGCAAGGTTTGCGCGTAAAGTCGGGCATCATGCTGGGCCTTGGCGAATCATGGGACGAAATACGCATGGCCCTGGCCGACCTGCTGGCCCACGACTGCCGCTTTCTCACTCTTGGGCAGTACCTTGCGCCCTCGCATGCGCATGTGCCTGTGGCGCGGTATCTGGCCCCGGACGAATTTGACCACTGGAAGACAACAGCCCTCTCCATGGGCTTTACGGGCGTGGCCTCGGCCCCTTTGGTGCGCAGTTCGTACCGCGCCGAAGCCATGCTGGCGGACATGACGGAAACGGCCCCACTGGCCGCACATACCTGTGAAGCGTGCTGA
- the lpdA gene encoding dihydrolipoyl dehydrogenase → MYDVVVIGGGPGGYAAAIRASQLKGKVALVEGANMGGTCVMRGCIPSKIWLRAATLLEQARKADEFGLELTVGKLDFAAVLARKQGVSNDIRMGMEALLANNGVDVVSGMGVITSPSTVEVGGKKLETKNIIVATGSTIAQPDVPGLDQAAFTTDQLLDMTEAPASVLITDPSYIGVEVATLLSILGSKVIYAVPGPRILPDEDQDSGQRMSQSLRERGVQIMARHTLVKVSGKTCTLKSGDKEQTVEADRVLVSGRKPVTAKLGLEAQGVKFNEDGGIAVDQQCRTACPSVFAIGDCTGGWMLSHAASAMGICAAENCMGLSSRFPAHLVSRAIWGSPEMGSVGLSEEQAERKGHEVEVGGFPYSINGYAMLRGEVDGAVKMVADADTGEILGVHIVGSNASELIGEAVLAMQLECTVREFAKGFRVHPAFCETVVDAARDAAGWALYLPKRG, encoded by the coding sequence ATGTACGATGTAGTTGTCATTGGTGGTGGCCCCGGCGGGTATGCCGCCGCCATCCGCGCTTCGCAACTCAAGGGCAAGGTGGCCCTGGTGGAGGGGGCCAACATGGGCGGCACCTGCGTTATGCGCGGCTGCATTCCCAGCAAGATATGGCTGCGCGCCGCCACGTTGCTTGAGCAGGCGCGCAAGGCTGACGAATTTGGCCTGGAGCTCACCGTGGGCAAGCTTGATTTTGCCGCTGTTCTGGCACGCAAGCAGGGCGTCTCCAACGACATACGCATGGGCATGGAAGCGCTGCTCGCCAACAACGGCGTGGACGTGGTTTCGGGCATGGGCGTCATCACCTCGCCCTCCACGGTTGAGGTTGGCGGCAAAAAGCTTGAGACCAAAAACATCATCGTTGCCACAGGCAGCACCATTGCCCAGCCCGATGTTCCCGGTCTGGACCAGGCGGCCTTTACCACAGACCAGCTGCTGGACATGACAGAGGCTCCGGCCTCGGTGCTGATCACCGACCCGAGCTATATCGGCGTGGAGGTAGCCACCCTGCTGAGCATCCTTGGCAGCAAGGTGATCTACGCCGTGCCCGGCCCGCGGATTCTGCCCGATGAAGATCAGGATTCCGGCCAGCGCATGTCCCAGTCGTTGCGCGAGCGCGGCGTGCAGATCATGGCGCGCCACACCCTCGTCAAGGTTTCCGGCAAAACCTGCACGCTTAAGAGCGGCGACAAGGAGCAGACCGTCGAAGCCGACAGGGTGCTCGTCTCCGGGCGCAAGCCTGTGACAGCCAAACTGGGGCTGGAGGCTCAAGGCGTAAAATTTAATGAAGACGGCGGCATAGCTGTTGACCAGCAATGCCGTACCGCCTGCCCGTCCGTATTTGCCATCGGCGACTGCACCGGCGGCTGGATGCTCAGCCATGCGGCTTCGGCCATGGGCATCTGCGCGGCGGAAAACTGCATGGGCCTCAGCTCCAGGTTCCCCGCTCACCTTGTTTCTCGCGCCATCTGGGGCAGCCCGGAGATGGGCTCCGTGGGTCTGTCCGAGGAGCAGGCCGAGCGCAAGGGCCACGAGGTGGAAGTAGGTGGATTTCCATATTCCATCAATGGCTACGCCATGTTGCGCGGCGAGGTGGACGGCGCCGTAAAGATGGTTGCCGACGCCGACACGGGCGAGATTCTGGGCGTGCACATTGTGGGCAGCAATGCCTCCGAGCTTATCGGCGAGGCGGTGCTGGCCATGCAGCTTGAGTGCACGGTGCGCGAATTTGCCAAGGGCTTCCGCGTGCATCCGGCATTTTGCGAAACCGTGGTCGACGCCGCCCGCGACGCCGCAGGCTGGGCTTTGTACCTGCCCAAGCGTGGCTGA
- a CDS encoding dihydrolipoamide acetyltransferase family protein, which produces MSIELAMPKLGLTMKTGKVSKWFVAEGAAVKQGDDLFEVETDKITNKVESPADGVLFQIVVQPKQEVSVGAVLGILAQPGENIARVDGASDSPASSGSEAGAPKPEKTNAPAAGQPSGTSGIASPAARRLARELGIDLGCVTGTGPDGRIVEGDVRARHELVGKIRITPLAAAVAAKAGLDISTLTGTGEGGKIVREDVDRVLHPEKFAAAAQSSGLSSGQPASADVPCSVPMEGMRKIIADNMMGSLQNSAQLTLVSEADVTACVDVINDFKSRNKRNKDFRLSMNDVLILAVSKALKKHPRMNATFDGATITRHAEVHMGVAVALPEGLMVPVLHNADRLGLLDIAKEARLLAGRARTGELTPDDMGGGTFTITNMAHSVVDFFTPILKPGETGILGVGRVVEKPVIRSGAIVARSMMGLSLTFDHQVEDGAAAAEFLKTLVEYLAEPALLLF; this is translated from the coding sequence GTGAGCATAGAACTTGCCATGCCGAAACTTGGTCTGACCATGAAGACCGGCAAGGTTTCCAAATGGTTTGTGGCCGAAGGCGCCGCAGTCAAGCAGGGCGATGATCTGTTTGAAGTGGAAACCGACAAAATCACCAACAAGGTGGAAAGCCCCGCCGACGGCGTGCTCTTTCAAATTGTCGTCCAGCCCAAGCAGGAGGTTTCTGTGGGGGCAGTGCTGGGCATTCTGGCCCAACCTGGTGAAAACATTGCTCGGGTGGATGGCGCGTCTGACTCCCCCGCTTCCTCTGGTTCGGAAGCGGGCGCGCCAAAACCCGAAAAAACCAACGCGCCAGCCGCCGGGCAACCCTCTGGCACTAGCGGGATAGCGTCTCCCGCAGCGCGTCGGCTGGCGCGTGAACTTGGTATCGACCTTGGCTGCGTTACCGGCACCGGGCCCGACGGCCGCATTGTGGAGGGCGACGTGCGGGCGCGCCACGAACTGGTGGGCAAAATCAGGATCACGCCGCTGGCCGCCGCAGTGGCAGCCAAGGCCGGGTTGGATATTTCGACCCTCACCGGCACCGGCGAGGGCGGCAAGATCGTGCGCGAAGACGTTGACCGCGTCCTGCACCCCGAAAAATTTGCCGCGGCGGCCCAAAGCTCCGGCCTGAGTTCCGGCCAGCCCGCCAGCGCGGACGTGCCCTGCTCCGTGCCCATGGAGGGCATGCGCAAGATCATTGCCGACAACATGATGGGCAGCCTGCAGAACTCGGCCCAGCTTACGCTCGTGAGCGAGGCGGACGTTACGGCCTGCGTGGACGTCATCAACGACTTCAAGTCGCGCAACAAGAGAAACAAAGACTTCCGTCTTTCCATGAACGACGTGCTGATTCTGGCTGTTTCCAAAGCGTTGAAAAAGCACCCGCGCATGAACGCCACCTTTGACGGCGCGACCATCACCCGCCACGCCGAGGTGCACATGGGCGTGGCCGTGGCCCTGCCCGAGGGGCTGATGGTGCCTGTGCTGCACAATGCCGACAGGCTGGGCCTGCTCGACATCGCCAAAGAGGCCCGCCTGCTGGCCGGGCGCGCCCGCACGGGCGAGCTGACGCCCGACGACATGGGCGGCGGCACGTTTACCATCACCAACATGGCGCACTCTGTGGTCGACTTTTTCACCCCCATCCTCAAACCCGGCGAAACCGGCATCCTTGGCGTGGGCCGCGTGGTGGAAAAACCCGTCATTCGCAGCGGAGCCATTGTGGCCCGTTCGATGATGGGCCTCAGCCTCACCTTTGACCATCAGGTCGAAGACGGCGCAGCCGCCGCCGAATTTTTGAAAACGCTTGTGGAATATCTGGCGGAACCGGCCCTGCTGCTTTTTTAG
- a CDS encoding acetoin reductase, which translates to MTMTLNGKVVLVTGSAQGIGRGIALRLARDGADICLVDMNSDKLTATADEVRALGRKAATYTANVSDREQVFAAVDHAERELGGFDVMVNNAGIAQVKALLDVTPDEIERIFKINVNGVLWGIQAAATKFIARKQRGKIISASSIAGHDGFALIGAYSATKFAVRGLTQAAARELASRGITVNAYCPGVVGTDMWVAIDEGFSKITGAPKGETYKKYCEGIALGRPETPDDVAAFVSYLAGPDSDYMTGQAVLIDGGMVYR; encoded by the coding sequence ATGACTATGACTCTCAACGGCAAGGTTGTTCTGGTTACCGGATCCGCTCAGGGAATAGGCCGCGGCATAGCCCTGCGGCTTGCCAGGGACGGCGCGGATATCTGCCTTGTAGACATGAACAGTGACAAGTTGACGGCCACTGCGGACGAAGTGCGCGCCCTTGGCCGCAAGGCTGCCACCTATACGGCCAACGTAAGCGACCGCGAGCAGGTTTTTGCCGCCGTGGACCATGCGGAAAGGGAACTTGGCGGGTTTGACGTCATGGTCAACAACGCGGGCATCGCCCAGGTCAAGGCGCTGCTGGACGTCACGCCCGACGAGATCGAGCGCATCTTCAAGATCAACGTCAACGGCGTGCTGTGGGGCATACAGGCCGCCGCCACAAAGTTTATCGCCCGCAAGCAGAGGGGCAAGATCATCAGCGCATCTTCCATTGCCGGGCACGACGGTTTTGCCCTTATCGGCGCTTACAGCGCCACCAAGTTTGCCGTACGCGGCCTGACCCAGGCGGCGGCGCGCGAGCTGGCCTCGCGCGGCATTACCGTAAACGCATACTGCCCCGGCGTTGTGGGCACAGACATGTGGGTGGCCATCGATGAGGGATTTTCCAAAATCACCGGCGCGCCCAAGGGCGAAACCTACAAGAAGTACTGCGAGGGCATTGCTCTTGGCCGACCGGAAACCCCCGACGACGTCGCCGCCTTTGTCTCCTATCTGGCTGGCCCGGATTCGGACTACATGACCGGTCAGGCCGTGCTCATCGACGGCGGCATGGTTTACCGCTGA
- a CDS encoding DUF6506 family protein, which produces MKLKAAFIFLSPRGEGNGVKAEHRSWTRTPGVELLTIGVTSYKEAVEAAQKAVSDDGCAAIELCGGFGYEGAAMVARAVKVPVGVVRFDIHPGLGNASGDGIFA; this is translated from the coding sequence ATGAAACTCAAGGCCGCATTCATTTTTCTGAGTCCCCGTGGAGAAGGCAACGGCGTGAAGGCCGAGCACCGCAGCTGGACGCGCACCCCCGGCGTAGAGCTGCTGACCATTGGCGTGACCTCTTACAAGGAAGCCGTTGAGGCGGCCCAAAAGGCCGTATCCGACGACGGCTGCGCCGCCATCGAGCTGTGCGGCGGCTTCGGGTACGAGGGTGCGGCCATGGTCGCCAGGGCCGTCAAGGTGCCTGTGGGCGTGGTGCGCTTCGACATCCATCCAGGCCTCGGCAACGCCAGCGGCGACGGCATTTTTGCCTGA